Below is a genomic region from Xylophilus sp. GW821-FHT01B05.
CCTGGAAGGGGGTGGGCGAAGACACGAAGTGCGAAGCCTGGGGGTGAGCTCATATCACACCGGCACGTCGCCGCTGACCCATGACTTCACGATGTTGGCCACCGCGGTCGGGTTGGTACGCGCAAGCTGGCGCGCGTCTTCCAGGCGCAGTTGCTCGGGGGTCGGGGCCAGCAGTTGCGGCTCGCCATCGGCCGGCGCCGCCAGCGCGGCACGCGGTGGCATGTCTTCCACCAGCGCATCCAGGCGGGTGTTGGCCGGTACCGGCGGGCGGTTGACCGCCTTCAGCGCGGGCCGCACAAAGCCCAGCAGCACCAGTGCGGCCAACAGCAGCGTGCCCACCGGCCAGGCCATGCTGCGGGCCAGGTCCAGCACCTCGGGCTGTTTCCAGAACGGCAGCGCGGTGGTGTCCGAGGCCTCGATCTGGAAGGGCGTGTTCATCAGGTTGACCGAATCGCCACGGTCCTTGTTGAAGCCGATGCTCTCGCGCACCAGTGCGGTCATGCGCTCCAGTTGCTGCTCCGACAGCGGCTCGGTCGTGCCGGGCTTGCCTGCCGGCGCCTGGTAGTTGACGACCACGGCCGCGCTCAGGCGGCGCACGTTGCCGCTACCGCCGCGCACGGTCTTGACCGTCTTGTCGACCTCGTAGTTGGTGATGGCCTCGCGCCGGCGCTCGCCGCCCGTGGCCGGTGCGGCGCCGGGCGTGAGTGGCGCGGCCTGGCCGTTGATCGGAGCCGCAGGCTGGGCCGGCGGCTGGTTGGTGGTGGCGCCAGGCACGCCGGTGGGCTGTGCGCTGGTCGGGCCAGTGCTCTCCACCACCTGCTGGCTGCGCACCGCGCCGCTGTCGGTGGTCTGGTTGGGGCGGTGCTGCTCGGAGGTGGATTCGGTCTGCGAGAAGTCCACATCCGCCGTGACCTGCGCCTTGACGTTGTTGCGGCCCACCACCGGCTCCAGCATGTCGAGGATGCGGCGGCTGTAGAGGGCTTCGAGCTGCTGCACGTACTGCAGTTGCTGCGCGTCGCCACCGCCCGAGCCGGGCGTGCCGTCGGGCGGGTTGGACAGCAGCTTGCCGCTGTCGTCGAGCACGCTGACGGCGGTGGGGTTCATCTCAGGCACGCTGGAGGCCACCAGGTGCACGATGCCGGCGATCTGGGCGCGGTCCAGTGTGCGGCCGCCGCGCAGCGTCACCAGCACCGAGGCCGAAGGCTTTTGCTGCTCGCGGAAGAAACCGTTCTGGTTGGGCAGCGCCAGGTGCACGCGCGCGCTGTCGACGGATGCGATGGACTGGATGGAGCGGGTCAGCTCGCCCTCCAGGCCGCGCTGGAAGTTCAGGCGCTCCTGGAACTGGGTCATGCCGAAGCGATTGCCCTCCATCAGCTCGAAGCCGGCCACCGAGCCCTTGGGCAGGCCTTGCGAGGCCAGGCGCAGGCGCACGTCGTGCACCCGGTCGGCCGGCACCAGGATGGCGCCGCCGCCCTCGGCGTACTTGTAGGGCACGTTCATGGTGGTGAGCTGCGCCACGATGGCGCCGCCATCTTTATCAGCCAGGTTGGCGTAGAGCACACGCCAGTCGGCCTGGCGGCCCATGACCAGCCCGATGATGACCACGGCCACCAGCAGTGCCACGCCCAGGCCGAGCCGCATGCGCTGCCCGCGGTCCAGCGCGGCCAGGCGGCGCGACCAGGCGGGAGCGGCCGGGGTCAGGGAATTGACGGGAATTTCGGCAACGGCGGACATGCAGGGTTCCGGGTAATTCCAGGGGACAGGGACGCACCCTGGACGATCTGGATTATTCGGCCCGCCCCCGCCGCCGTTGCCGGGATAAGGCGCGGTTTCCCCCCGCTATTCGGGCTCGGCACGGCCGCTGAAAACTTTAGGATTGCCGCCATGGATCTTCGCATCACCCCCTCTTCCGTACCGCTCACCAGCCCCGCCGTCGCAGCGGCCCGCGCCGCTGCCACCCAGGCACGCCAGGACGTGGGCAGCACCACGGACGGCAGCTTCGGCGGCGCACTCAAGGGCGCGCTGGAATCGGTCAGCGCCGCACAGAGCCAGGCCAGCGGCCTGCAGCGCGAAGTGCAGATGGAAAACCCCAAGGTCAGCCTGGAAGAAACCATGGTCGCCATCCAGAAAGCCCAGATCGGCTTCCAGGCCACCATGCACGTGCGCAACCGCATGGTGCAGGCCTATACCGACATCATGAACATGCAGGTGTAGCCACCCGAGCCAATCCTGGGCCGAAGGCCCTCTCAAAGCAAAAAACCGGCAATAGCCGGTTTTTTTGCTTTGAGAACCCAAAACACCGCGGAACTGGCTTTGCCAGGCCGCAGGTGTTGCCCCCGGAAGGGGGTTGGCGAAGACACGAAGTGCGTAGCCTGGGGGTGATCTCAATGGATCATTTGCGGCTGACCGTCCATGAGTTGGTCGAACTGCGACAACCAGGGTTCCGCCAGGCAGCGGATCTCGGCGTCGTTGCGCAGGATGCGCTGCATGATGCGCACCTTCTCCGAGCGGTGCTCGGGCGGCAGTTCCTGCTCTTGTGCGCGGTAGCGCAGTTGCTCGATCAGCACGGCGCAGGCGCCTTCGTAGCGCACCACTTCATCCCAGTCGCGGGCCTTGGCTGCATCCAGCATCTTGCGGCTGCTGTCTTCGATGGCTTTGTAGTAGTCGATGAGCATCCCGGGCATCTCACGCCCTCCCTGCGGCCAGGGCTGCCTGGGGCGCACGCCCCGTGCTGCCAGCGATGCCGCGCCAGCCTTCGGCCACGGTTTCGATCAGGGACTGCACCTCGGCCAGCGGGGCGTCGTCGTTGCGCAGGTTGGCGATGGTCAGCCGGCGCACGCTGTAGTCATAGAGGGTGCGCAGGTTGCTGGCGATCTCGCCGCCATCGGTGTCGTCCAGGCCCATGCGCAGGCCTTCTTCGATGAGGCGCACGGCCTTGGTGATGTGCTCGCCCTTGCCAGCCACGTCGCCGCGCTGGAGGTGGGTGCGCGCCATGCGCAAGGACTGAAGCAGGCCTTCGAACAGCAGGCTGACGAGCTGGTGCGGGCTGGCGCCTTCGACGCTGGCCTGGCGGTAGGTCGATGCTGCGCGGGCGTGGGCTGGGGTGAACATGCTGCTCTTCCTTTGCATTGATCTCTTGTTATGGTTATCGGTGCCTGCGGCCGGAAATGTAGGGCCGCGCGAGCAAATTCAGCCCGGTTCTTAACTACTCTTGTTCCAGTTCGCGACCTGCTGGGTGATGTAGGTGTTGAGCGCGGTGAGCGAGGCCATCTTGGTGTCGAGCGCGGTGTACTGCGCGTTCAGCCGGGCCTCCACCACCGCTGCTCGGGCGTTGACCTTGTCCTGCTCGGCTTGGTTGCGCTTGTCGGCCGCGGTCAGCGCATCGGTCTTGTCGCTGAACAGGCCGCCGCTGAAGGACAGCATGCTGGTGGTGAGCGTCCGGAGCCTCACCGCCACGCCATTGCTGCCGTCGCTGCCGCTGGTGCTGTTGGCGAACAGGTTCTTCAGGTCGTCGGGCTTGTTCTTGAGCGCCGCGTCGAGCTTGGTCGAATCCACCCCCAGCTTGCCGTTGCCGTCCTTGATGACGGAGATGCCGATGTCCGACAACGTGGCATAGGCGCCGCCCGCCGTGCTCGAGCCCAGCGCCGCGCGCAAGGTGTTCTGCAGCCCGACCGCGGTGGAGTCGCCCTGCAGCAGGCCGGCGGTCTTGGTGTCGGCGTCGTACTTGACCGAGGTCGACAGCAGATCGTTGATGGCGTTGTAGGCGTCGACGAAGTCCTGGATGTTCTGCTTGGTCGTGGCGGTGTCGGCCGTCACCGTGATATCCACCGGCGAGGTGCTGACCTGGGAGACCGAGAAGTTCAGGCCCGACACCACGCTGTCGAAGTTGCGCGTGGCCGAGGTGATGTCCATGCCGTTGAGCTTGGCCTTGGTGTCCTGCGCCGCCTGGGTCTGCGTGAAGCTCAGGGCCGCGGTGGCGTTGTCGGTGCTGAAGCCGCTGGCCGTTACGGTGAAGGCGCTGCTCGCGCCCGTGGCCGAGGAGCGCAGCATCAGCCGCTCGCCCGAGCTGTCGGAGACCACGGTGGCCACCAGGCCGGTGTTCTTGTCGTTGATCTTGCCGGCGATATCGGCCAGGCTGGTCTTGTCGCCCTCGGCGAACTCCAGGTTCACTGCGGTGCCTGAGCCCACCTGCAGCGTCAGCGTGCCCGCCCCCATGGAGGCGCCTGCGGTCACAGCCGTGGCCGAGACGCTGGTCTGCGATTGGGCCAGTTGCGACACCGTGACGCTGTAGCTGCCGGGCTTGGTGATGCCGCTGACCGTGGCGGTGGCCGCGGTGCTGTTGGTCGAGGCCACCGTCATGCTGTTCCAGCCGCTGTCGCGCGTGAGCTTGGCCGCCGCGTCGGCGAAGGTGGACACCAGCGACTTGATCTGCCCGTAGGTGGATATCTTGCTCTGGATCGTTGCATCGGCGCTTTGCAGCGCCACCAGCGGCTGCTTCTCGAGCGCCACCATCTGGCTGACGATGCTCTTGACGTCCAGTCCGCTACCGATACCTATTGAACTGATGCTAGCCATGACATTGCCCCTGAAGGATGAAGGTCGGCGTGCGGGGTTGGCATATGCCACGGTCTATGGCATTTGCAAACCCTCGCACGGCAAAAAGTGACGGAAACGACAAGGGCGGCGAAGGCCTTGCTGCCTTCGCCGCCCGAGGAACGGACGGGGAACCCGTCCGGTCTTCCATCGCGATCAGCCGCGCAGCAGAGTCAACACGCTCTGCGGCAGCTGGTTGGCCTGGGCCACCATCGCGGTACCAGCCTGTTGCAGGATCTGGGACCGCGAGAGGTTGGCGGTTTCACTGGCGAAGTCGGCGTCGACGATACGACCACGCGACGCCGAGATGTTTTCGCTCTGCACGCCGATGTTGCTGACGGCGTTCTCGAAACGGCTCTGCAGGGCACCGAGGTCGGCACGCGAGGAGTTGACCGTGTCGATGGCCGAGTCGATCTTCTTCAGGGCGACCCAGGCGTCGGCCTGGGTGGTCACCGTCAGTTGGCGCTTGCCGGTGGCGTCATCCACGCCGATACCCAGGGTGGCCGAGCCGGCGGCGGTGGCGTTGACAGTCGCATCGGCGATGCCGGCGGTGGCGGCGGTGAGGCCAGAGATCGAAACCGTCAGGGCTGCGCCGTTGGCGTCGACCTTGTCGGAGCGGTACTGCACCGTCGTGCCGTCATCGCCCAGGAAGGCGGTCAGGCCGGTATCGGCGGTCTTGGCATTGATTGCGGCAATGACCTGGCCGACGCGCTCGGAAGAAGACGAAGCCGCGCCGATGGTGCCCAGCGTGATCGTCGGGCTGCCGGAGACGGTGATGGTCACGCCGCTGATTTCGGCGCCATAGCCGCCGGAACCCGCCACCACCGTAGTAACAGCACCGCTGGCCGAACCGTAGGCCACTTGGCCCAGGGCCGAGGTCTTGGCGTTGCCCATGCTGCCGGTGGAGATGTTGTCGCCAGAGTTGGCGCCCACCTGGAACACGGCACCCGCAAAGGAGCCGTCGAGGATCTTGGCGCCGTTGAAGCTGGTGGTCTTGGCGACGCGGTCGATTTCGTCGGACATCTGGGACACTTCTGCCTGCAGGGACTTGCGGTCGCTGGCGCTGTTGGTGGCATTGCCCGACTGCACGGCCAGTTCACGCATGCGCTGCAGCATGTCGCTGATCTTGCCCAGCGAGCCTTCGGCCGTCTGCGCCAGCGAAATGCCGTCGTTGGCATTGCGCGCGGCTACCGCCAGGCCCTTGACCTGGGTGTTCATGCGCTCGGAAATCGCCAAGCCAGCTGCATCGTCCTTGGCGCTGTTGACGCGCAGGCCCGAAGACAGGCGCTGCATGGACGTTGCCAGCGACGACTGGGATGCACCCAGGTTGCGCTGCGCATTGAGCGAAACGACGTTGGTATTGATGGTTGAGGCCATGGAAAAGCTCCTGAAACTTGTGTTTACCCGGCAAAAGCGCCGATCTCAACGCCAGCCAGGAGGCTGGCACCAGACCGGTGGTTGCCGGCCAATGCACCCTTGCAGGTCCATTGCACAGGTTTTCGGGTCAGCACGGAAAAACTTGAGGGTGGTCCATGAAATTTGTAGCCGCACGCTCCGGGAACCGGCCCCCGAAACAACGGGCGCCGGATCCTGGCACCCGGCGATCTTCGGGGTTTGGCCCGCCGGGCAGGCCGGGAATTGGCGCGCTTTTCGCCTCTTTTTCGGGCTCATGGGGCGCCCGCGAATGCCCAGAATCCAGCGCATCGACAGAAAGTCGGGCTGGATACCCGACTGCCTTTCCGGCGGCATGCCGGTTTTTCATCCCGAGAGGAAACCCGACATGGCATCCACCATCAATACGAATATCGTTTCGCTCAATGCGCAGCGCAACCTGAGCGCCTCCCAGACTTCCCTCGCCACCTCCATGCAGCGCCTGTCCTCCGGACTTCGCGTCAACAGCGCCAAGGACGATGCGGCCGGCCTGGCGATTTCCGAGCGCATGAACACCCAGGTCAAGGGCCTGGCCGTGGCCGCGCGCAATGCCAACGACGGCATTTCGCTGGCGCAGACGGCCGAAGGCGCCCTGGGCAAGGTCGGCGACATGCTGCAGCGCATGCGCGAACTGGCGGTACAGGCAGGCAACGCCACCAACAGCGCCAGTGACCGCAAGTCCCTGCAGGCAGAAGTGTCCCAGCTGTCCGACGAAATCGACCGCGTCGCCAAGACCACCACCTTCAACGGCCAGAAGCTGCTGAACGGCAGTTTTGCCGGCGCGGTGTTCCAGGTCGGCTCCAACTCCGGCGACAACATCACCATCGGCAACCTGGGCAATGCCAAGGCCTCCGATCTGGGCAGCGTGGCCTACGGCACGGCCAGCGGCGCGGTCACCACCACGGCAGCGGGCTCGGGCGGCTATGGCGCGGCGATCAGCGGCGTGACCATCACCGTCTCTGGCAGCACGCCCATCATGCTGAGCGACATTCCAGCGGCAACCTCCTCCTCCGAGCGTGTTGGCCAGGTGATAGCCGCAATCAATGCCAAGACCGCCGATACCGGCCTGACCGCCTTCCTGGGCGATGACGGCACGACGGTGGAATACCGCTCCGACAGGGTCGACGCCAATGGCAACGCCCTGACAGTCACGGTCTCCGGCCTGAGCGCGACTACCGCCGGTATCGCCGATGCGAGCATCACCGCGGCCACCACTGGCTCGGCCACGCTGGGTATCGGCGTGGACGACACCACCGGCAAGCGCCAGTTGACGGTAGCCACCCAGGCCGACGCCTGGGTCGCCCTGAAGAAGATCGATTCGGCCATCGACACGGTCAACTCCTCGCGTGCCGACCTCGGTGCGATCCAGAGCCGTTTCGAGACCTCGATCGACAACATCAACGTGCAGAGCGAGAACATGTCCGCCGCCCGCGGCCGCATCGTGGACGCCGACTTTGCCGCAGAAACCGCCAACCTCTCGCGCGCCCAGATCCTGCAACAGGCCGGCACCGCGATGGTGGCCCAGGCCAACCAGTTGCCGCAGAGCGTGCTGACGCTGCTGCGCGGAGGCGGTTGATAGGCCGGCTATTCGCAGGCAAGGTCCGTCCGGTTTTCTGGCGGCCTCCCAAAAAAAAGAGCGCCCGTCCTGCGGGCGCTTTTTTTATTCCTCCAGCACTAGAAGACTAGGTGCCCGCTCGGCTCATGCAGGCAGCCATGCCGCGCGCCAGTCCAGCAGATTCTTGCCGTCCAGCATCCAGTCGCGCGTGACCGCCGCGCGCAACTCGTCGCCCACCCGGGCTGTGGCGTCCAGGTCATCCAGGTGCATGCGGATGGCCGCGACCCAGTCCTTGAAGCGGTTCTTGACCCGGGTGACCGGCAGCCCGTCCTCGCTGTAGCAGCGCACGTCGCTGCACACCACGGGAAAACCGCAGGCGCCGTATTCCAGCAGCCGCAGGTTGCTCTTGCACTCGTTGAACAGGTTGTGCTCGAGCGGCGCCAGCGCCAGGTCAAGGTCGAGCCTCGCCAGGGCTGCGGGGTACTGCGCAATGGGCACGCCGGGATGCACCTCGGCCACAAAGGGCCGCAGCTTCTCGGGGCACATTCCGAAGAACACCCATTCGACCTCGCCGGCAAGCTCGGCCACGACATCGGCGACCAGTTCCAAATCGCCACGGTGCCCGCCGCCGCCGGCCCAGCCGACGCGTGGCCGGGCCCCGCGCCGCCGCTGGCCCTGCAGGCCCGCCCACCAGGCCGGCGGCAAGCGGTTGCGCACCACGCGGATGTCGGGATGCAGGCCGGAGAACGCCTCCGCCAGCGCCGGCGTCGACACCACGAAGCGGTCCACATGGCCCAGCGCCTTGCGCAAGGACTTCAGCACGTCATTGGGCAGGGCGCCCCAATGGGCGCTTTTCAGCGGGATGCCGGGCAGGTAGTCGTCCAGCTCATAGACCTTGAAGGCGCCCGAGAACTTGCGGGCCTTGCGCATCCATTCGATCTGGCCGTCCAGCAGTTGGCGCTGGAAGACGATGGCGTCGGGCGCCTGGCGTTCCAGTTGCACAGGCGACAGATGGGCCGAGCCGAGCACGCCCTGGATCAAGCCTTCGCGCTCCATGGCCTGGTGCGGCTGGATGACGCGGTAGTGGCCGCAGCCATTCTCGTCCGCAGCCATGGCGCGGACCACCGGCAGCGGGCGCCAATCGAGTGGGCGCCAGGTGTATGGCTCTGCAGTCTCCAGCTCGAAGCCCGGCCCCTGCAGCGTGAGGCTGCGGTTGTAGGCCGGATCGCGCGCGATCGACGGCAGCCAGCGCGCGTACATCTCTTCCTCGGCCACATGGCGCGCCTCGCTAGCTGCGGCCTCTGCCGGCTCCGGGCCCTCGTGCATCAGCATCGCATGGGGCGTCCAGACGACGAGGTAGCCCGCGCTGCGCACCTTCAGGCACAGGTCGACATCGCCGTAGGCCTGCTGGAATGCCGCCTCGTCAAAGCCGCCGACCTCGTCGTAGAGCGACTTGCGCACCATGAGGCAGGTCGCCGCAACGGCGCTGTAGCCCTGGTCCACCTCCAGCCGGTGCATGTAGCCGCCCGCATCCAGCGGCTGGCCCACGAAGGGATGGCCGGCCGGCCCCTGCAAACCAAGCACCAGGCCCGCATGCTGAACACGGCCGTCGGGCCGCAGCAGCTTGGCGCCGACGACGCCGACCTCGGGCCGCTGTGCGTGGTTGAGCAAGGCATCGAGCCAGTCCTCGTGCAGGACGGCGGTGTCGGGGTCCAGCAGCAGCAGGTATTCGCCGCGCGCCTCGCGCGCGGCGGCATTGCAGGCGGCTGGCGTACCCAAGGCCTGCGCGGCGCGCAGCACGCGCACCTGCTCGCTGCCCATGGCGGCCACGCCATCGAGCCAGGCGCGCATATCGGCGGCTTCGCTGCCCTGGTCCAGGATCAGCAGTTCGTAGTGCGGATAGCGCGTCTTCTCCAGCAGGCCTTCAACGCAGCGCTGGAGCACGGGCAACGGGTCTCGCGCAGTAATGATGATGGAGACCAAAGGCTGCTGCGCATGGCCGTATTCCACGCGGTAGCGGCCCGGCAGGGTCGAATGCACCTCGGCCGAGCCGTAGCCGCGCTGCTCCAGGTGGCGCTGCAGCACACGGCGCTCCGCCGGCTTGTCGGCCAGCACTGGCGCATCGGCGGTGAGCAATGGCTCGTCCACGTGCCCCAGCCCTTCGATGCCGCCGGCGTCGATCAGGCGCAGGAGCAGGTCGAATTCCAGCGCCTCGGCCGCCGCGGGGTCGAAACCGCCCACGCCCAGCAGCACGTCGCGGCGTACCAGCCAGCGACGCGCCATGCTGGCGGGCAGGCTCAGCAGCAGATCGAGGTTGAAGGCCGGGCGCAGCGCCACGCCCATGCCGCCGCCCGGCAGGCGGCGCAGTTCGTCGGCGTAGACCGCGCGCCACTGTGGCGCATCGATGATGCGCAGGGCCACCTGCAGCAGGCCGGCGCGTGTGAATTCATCGCCCGCGTCGGCCAGCAGCAGCCAGTCGCAGTCGGATTGCGCCGCAAGCGCATTGAGCGCCTCGACGTAGCCGCCCTCCTCCACCTGCACCAGGTGGATCTTGTCGGCCGCCGTGGTGCCGGACACCGGCGCGGCGGTGAGCACCACGATCTTCAGATTGGCATACAGGCCCTGGCCGAACACCAGGCTCTTGAGCGTGGCTTCCAGCCGCCGGCTGTCGCCCTGCAGGTCGCGCAGGAAGACGCAGATGGACGGGCCGCCGCCGTGCTGCTGCAGCCGGGCCTCCATGAGGCGGCCCTGGGCCTGGCTCGGCAGCCGGGATTGCGCCCAGTGCAGTACAGGCGCTACCGCATCCGCGCGCGCCTGGGTGAGGGTGACGAAGCGTTCGAGCTGCTGCCAGAAGACCTCTTCCAGCCTGGCATGGAAGCCGCGGATCCGGTCCACCGAGGCACGGGCGTGCTCCAGGCCGCCCGGGGTGTCGATCATGGCGGCGCCGCAATCCCCGTAGAGGTGCTGCCCGGGCAGGGTAGTGAGCCCGCCCTCGCGCAGGTAGACCACCGGGCAGCCGCACAGCATGGCCTTGGTGCAGGTGGCGGAGCGCTCGTAGCTGTAGAGCACGTCCGCCGACTGCAGCAGGCGCGCGAGTTCCGCCAACGGCACGGGCGTGCGGTTGGACAGGATCTCGATGTCTGGCGGCAGGTGCGTGAAGTCCACCCGCTCCTGCGCAAAGCGGTGCAGGTACAGGAACTTGCGCCCCCGGGGGTTGGCCGGATCGGGGGCGAACAGCGCCATGTCGTTGGGCGGCAGCGTGAGCAGCTCCATCTGCGCAGGCGGCGTGCCGGGCTCGGCAAACTCGGGCGAGAAGTAGAAGAACAGGTCAGCCGGGCCGGCTTCCAGGCGGTTGCCGTTGAGGAAGCCCTCGCGGTTGAGCATGTAGCGCACGCAGACGTCCGCGCCCAGCGGGTTGCCGGTCACGATCTCCGGGTAGACCGCGATCGGCATGCGGCCGGCGCGGCGGTGCGCCTCTTTGTCGGCCTCGGTCAGCAGCGGCGTCTTGAGCCCGTGCTTGACGACGCTCCCCAGCGCGATGAAGGCATCGCAGCCTTCAAGGTTGAGCGCGTGGCAGAGATAGTGCAGCACGGCGATGCCGGACGAGCTGTCGGCGTAGTCGGGCGCGTAGATGTAGTAGGGCTGCGGTTTGCGTGCGCGATAGAGCCTGCTGTTCAATTCACTTCCCCGTCAACGACCCGATGCTGGGCCAACGGCAACGCTGCCATCAAAGCCGGCCGCCTCGATGCGCTCAAGAATAAAGATCGGCCGGTTCAGAAACTCACCCAGCGCATCCATACGCGCGATGTTGTCAGGGCTCACATCCGAGTAGCGGACCTCGCCGTCCTCGCCCCTGGTCGCCACGCCAATGGCGGTCACGGTCCACACGCCACGGACGGCTTCGCGCACGAATTCGATCATTTCCGACTTCAAGCCATGGTCGAACAAGCAGCGGGAAATATCGCCCTTCCAATTGAAGCCCAGCTGAAACACCAGCCGTTCGGCGACTTTGTGCATTTCGCGCAGGCTTTTGGCTATGGCTTGCTTGGCGGCAGAGATATCCAAGCTCGGGTCCCCATAGTCATCCCCGACGTGGTGCAGCACGTTCAACAGGAAAGCCACATCCACGCGCTCGCCGGATGATTGGAAGTCGAAGTACTCGGCCTTTATCTCTGCTCGCGCACCTTCTCCCAGCACGCCGATGGTGCGCCGTGCAAAGTCGGCATGAAAGACGCCGCCCTCGTAGCCCGTCACACAGCGAGCACCGTCATCCAGGGCGGCGAACATGAAATAGCCGGTATTGCACCCGATGTCCAGCACCGAGCGCCCCCGCAGCGGCACGTTGTCACGGATGTAGGCCCAGCGCTCATGCTCGAACTTTGGTCGAAGCTCGACCGCCAGCGGGCCCAGGATGTCGGCAAGACGCTGGGGCAAACGCTGGTAAGCCGCATGCTTCTTGCTGCTCACGGTCTTGGCCAGCAATTGCCGCAGAACCGATATCTCTTCGTCCTGGCGAGCGGCATCGATCGCAGTCATAACAAACACTCCAGATCATGGGGATGAAAAACACACACGGACCCATCCTTGAACCGCACGAGCTGTGCCTGCCCGCTGATGACCACGGCATTGGGCTCGGGCGCCAGCGCTTCCTCCTGGCCCAGTGCCAAGATTTCCGAGAACAGAGTCAGCGCGATGCCGGCACGCTGAAGTTGCCGGGCGACAGCCTCTTGAGGCAGGCCGCGTGTCACGAGATAGGTCTTCTTGGATTGATTTCTGCACCGGTGCAGATAGAGCATGGCCTCGGGGCTGGGCTGCTGGCAGATAAGCAGTCCCGGCTCCAAGTCGATGTACACATGCTCGAACTCGAAGCCCAGGCGGTAGCGCGTACCCAACGCCCGGTCCACCTCCACGTGGAAGGGGTGGGCACGCACCTGAACCTCTCGCCCCAGACGGTCCATCAACGTCAGCCACGGCAAGTTCACGCCTGCGGCCCGACTGACTGCCATCGTCCCGGCGATGCGCGGAGCGACCTCCAGCAGGCACGGTTCACCGTCCGAGCTGATCTTCAATTGAAAGAACCAGGCGCCGCGCAACTCGAGCGCATGATTGATGACATGCGCGAGGTCGGCGGCCTCCGGTAGATCCACCTTGGATGAATTCACGCTGATGCCGCCGGCAATGCGGCGCCGCACCCGTGGCATCGCATAGCGCAACACCCCTGAACGGTCTGTGAAGCAGTCCACGGTGTACTCGGGTCCTGGCAGGTACTCGAGTACCAGCAGCGAGCCATCGCGCTGGAAAGCACCCGCCACATCCGCATCCGAGAATGCCGTGAGCGTTCCCTTCGACCCTTGGCCAACGTCTGGCTTCAGAAACACCGGATAGGGCAGGCCGCTTCTCTCCGCATAGACCCGCGGAGTTCTCAACACACCGCCCAGGTACTCATAGGTCTGGCGCTTCGAGCGGGTCACTTCGCAGGTCAGGAGGGCGCTCGTCAGGATTTCCGCCTCAAATTTCTCCGCGCAGCGGGACAGCGCCAACACCACGCTGTCGTGCGCAGGAAATATGAAATCTATGGCCAGCGCCTTGGCCAGGTCCGCCAGTCTCTCCGGGAAATCCTCGTCCTCCACGCTGGGGAGTCCGCCCACATAGTGGTCGAAGGCGAACCGCCCGTGATCGTCCACCGAGGAAGCACCGACCAGATGCACATCCTCCACGTGCCGCAGGGAGCGGCCGATCTCCAAGCCAATCTCGCTGCCGCAGGGAAAAACCAGCACGCTCACCATGAGATGGACCCAGCCCGAGCTTCAAGCATGGCCGCACTCACGCACCGTCCGAACGATCGATTCGACGATGCTCATCGGGAGGTCCGGGTAGATCGGCAGACAGATCACGCCGTCGGCAGCCCAACGGGCCACCGGCAGTGCAGATGCCGCCGCGGAAGGCAGCCCCCGATACATCGGGAATTCCGTGATCAGCGGGTAGAAATACCGCCGCGCGTAAATCCCCCCCTCCTTCAGCAAGCGGTACAACTCATCGCGGCTGATGCCATAGGCATCGTCCACCATGATG
It encodes:
- a CDS encoding flagellar protein FliT: MPGMLIDYYKAIEDSSRKMLDAAKARDWDEVVRYEGACAVLIEQLRYRAQEQELPPEHRSEKVRIMQRILRNDAEIRCLAEPWLSQFDQLMDGQPQMIH
- the fliE gene encoding flagellar hook-basal body complex protein FliE, with amino-acid sequence MDLRITPSSVPLTSPAVAAARAAATQARQDVGSTTDGSFGGALKGALESVSAAQSQASGLQREVQMENPKVSLEETMVAIQKAQIGFQATMHVRNRMVQAYTDIMNMQV
- a CDS encoding flagellin codes for the protein MASTINTNVVSLNAQRNLGASQSSLATSMQRLSSGLRVNSAKDDAAGLAISERMNTQVKGLAVAARNANDGISLAQTAEGSLGKISDMLQRMRELAVQSGNATNSASDRKSLQAEVSQMSDEIDRVAKTTSFNGAKILDGSFAGAVFQVGANSGDNISTGSMGNAKTSALGQVAYGSASGAVTTVVAGSGGYGAEISGVTITVSGSPTITLGTIGAASSSSERVGQVIAAINAKTADTGLTAFLGDDGTTVQYRSDKVDANGAALTVSISGLTAATAGIADATVNATAAGSATLGIGVDDATGKRQLTVTTQADAWVALKKIDSAIDTVNSSRADLGALQSRFENAVSNIGVQSENISASRGRIVDADFASETANLSRSQILQQAGTAMVAQANQLPQSVLTLLRG
- the fliF gene encoding flagellar basal-body MS-ring/collar protein FliF yields the protein MSAVAEIPVNSLTPAAPAWSRRLAALDRGQRMRLGLGVALLVAVVIIGLVMGRQADWRVLYANLADKDGGAIVAQLTTMNVPYKYAEGGGAILVPADRVHDVRLRLASQGLPKGSVAGFELMEGNRFGMTQFQERLNFQRGLEGELTRSIQSIASVDSARVHLALPNQNGFFREQQKPSASVLVTLRGGRTLDRAQIAGIVHLVASSVPEMNPTAVSVLDDSGKLLSNPPDGTPGSGGGDAQQLQYVQQLEALYSRRILDMLEPVVGRNNVKAQVTADVDFSQTESTSEQHRPNQTTDSGAVRSQQVVESTGPTSAQPTGVPGATTNQPPAQPAAPINGQAAPLTPGAAPATGGERRREAITNYEVDKTVKTVRGGSGNVRRLSAAVVVNYQAPAGKPGTTEPLSEQQLERMTALVRESIGFNKDRGDSVNLMNTPFQIEASDTTALPFWKQPEVLDLARSMAWPVGTLLLAALVLLGFVRPALKAVNRPPVPANTRLDALVEDMPPRAALAAPADGEPQLLAPTPEQLRLEDARQLARTNPTAVANIVKSWVSGDVPV
- the fliD gene encoding flagellar filament capping protein FliD, whose amino-acid sequence is MASISSIGIGSGLDVKSIVSQMVALEKQPLVALQSADATIQSKISTYGQIKSLVSTFADAAAKLTRDSGWNSMTVASTNSTAATATVSGITKPGSYSVTVSQLAQSQTSVSATAVTAGASMGAGTLTLQVGSGTAVNLEFAEGDKTSLADIAGKINDKNTGLVATVVSDSSGERLMLRSSATGASSAFTVTASGFSTDNATAALSFTQTQAAQDTKAKLNGMDITSATRNFDSVVSGLNFSVSQVSTSPVDITVTADTATTKQNIQDFVDAYNAINDLLSTSVKYDADTKTAGLLQGDSTAVGLQNTLRAALGSSTAGGAYATLSDIGISVIKDGNGKLGVDSTKLDAALKNKPDDLKNLFANSTSGSDGSNGVAVRLRTLTTSMLSFSGGLFSDKTDALTAADKRNQAEQDKVNARAAVVEARLNAQYTALDTKMASLTALNTYITQQVANWNKSS
- the fliS gene encoding flagellar export chaperone FliS gives rise to the protein MFTPAHARAASTYRQASVEGASPHQLVSLLFEGLLQSLRMARTHLQRGDVAGKGEHITKAVRLIEEGLRMGLDDTDGGEIASNLRTLYDYSVRRLTIANLRNDDAPLAEVQSLIETVAEGWRGIAGSTGRAPQAALAAGRA